In a genomic window of Magnolia sinica isolate HGM2019 chromosome 16, MsV1, whole genome shotgun sequence:
- the LOC131228818 gene encoding uncharacterized protein LOC131228818, which translates to MDHLVDAGWGPIFEDKSRANVGTVRAFYTHIRESTLEPLQFKILVGRREATVDVGLIARLLGMPLGEVNASEKSLKRVFAQSMGVAPPASPMYPAGNASVSGTFERFQRLWPPTFAEQMELVTHMFEKEARLWWDSVLRTIVVGYLWTWEAFETRFNEKYFPLTYRHEKEGEFLRLR; encoded by the exons ATGGATCACTTAGTAgatgccgggtggggtcccatatttgaggacaAGTCTCGTgcaaatgtgggcactgtccgagccttttaTACCCATATTCGAGAGTcaacgctggagcctttgcaattCAAAATCCTCGTGGGAAGGCGAGAAGCCACGGTTGACGTGGGCTTAATAGCGCGACTCCTGGGAATGCCACTTGGCGAAGTCAatgctagtgagaagagtctTAAGA GGGTCTTTGCCCAGAGTATGGGTGTGGCTCCACCTGCATCACCTATGTACCCTGCTGGGAACGCGAGTGTCAGCGGCaccttcgagcgattccagcgcttgtggCCTCCCACTTTCgcgg agcagatGGAGTTGGTCAcccacatgtttgagaaggaggcccgCCTTTGGTGGGATAGCGTTCTTCGGACCATTGTTGTCGGTTACTtatggacgtgggaggccttCGAGACACGCTtcaatgagaagtatttcccccttACGTACCGccatgagaaagagggagagtttcttcgcctccgatAG